Part of the Bacteroidales bacterium genome, GCTGGCGTTACGAATTTACGGGCGAACTGGCCGGAAAAACAGGGACCACCCAGAATCAGAGTGATGGCTGGTATATCGGACTGGCTCCAAAGCTGACCGCTGCTGCCTGGGTCGGGGGAGAGGACCGTTCCATTCATTTTGATGACCTGACCATGGGATCGGGAACCAATATGGCGCTGCCTATTTATGGGGAATTTCTAAAGCGGGTTTATGCCGATTCAACCCTGGGCATTACCATGGAGGATGATTTTATAAGGCCCCTGGACTTTTTTGTGGATATGAATTGTCCCGACATTATGGAGACACGGGGCAGCAGTACTAACGACAACTTCTGATCAGGCTTATCCAAAAAGCAGTCCGGGCAGATCCTGAACTCTGTTTACTTCGACAATTTTAATGCCGAACCGGACCGGATCGATCCGTTTCCGGTTAAATGCCGGCATCAGGATTCTTTTCAAACCCAGTTTATCCGCTTCGCCCAGGCGTTGCTCGATGCGGTTTACAGGGCGTATTTCTCCCGACAGTCCAATCTCACCGGCAAAACAGCTGGTGGGATCAACGGGGATATCCACGGTGGAGGAGAGAATTGCTGCCACCACGGCCAGGTCGATGGCAGGATCATCCACCCGGAGGCCGCCCGCAATATTGATATATACATCTTTACTGGCCAGTTTAAAACTGGCCCGTTTTTCAAGAACTGCCAGTAACATGCTCAGGCGGCGGGTATCAAATCCGGTGGAGCTTCGCTGCGGTGTTCCGTATACGGCCGAACTCACCAGGGCCTGAACCTCAATCAGAATGGGCCGGATGCCTTCCACATTGGCTGCAATGGCAGATCCGCTCAGATCAGGAGGTTGCTGGTTAATCAGAAGTTCCGAAGGATTAAGAATCTCCCGGAGTCCCTCTCCGGTCATTTCAAAGACCCCGATTTCTGAGGTGGAACCAAAACGGTTCTTTATAGAGCGCAGAATCCGGTACAAATGATGCGTGTCCCCTTCAAATTGCAGTACGGTGTCGACGATATGCTCCAGGACCTTGGGACCTGCTATGCTGCCATCTTTTGTTATATGACCAATCAGGATCACCGGCATATGGCTCTCCTTGGAGAGTCGTAAAAGCCTGGCGGCACACTCTCTGACCTGTGAAATAGTTCCCGGAGCCGATTCATTGTCCTCGGAATAGAGGGTCTGAATGGAATCAATAATCAGCAGTTCCGGACCGGCCTGCTTCACCTGGTTCATGATAGCCTGCAGACTGGTTTCGGCAAGTATCTGGCAATTTCCGTTTCCGCCTCCGAGCCTGTCGGCTCTTAATTTGATTTGTTGCGGACTCTCCTCACCGGATATATAAAGAATTTGTTTGTTTATCTGAAGGGCTACCTGAAGAGCCAGGGTGGATTTTCCAATACCCGGTTCTCCGCCGATCAGAACCATGGATCCGGGAACGATCCCCCCACCCAAAACCCGGTTAAACTCTCCGTTTCCCAGGTCAATACGGGCAAGAGGAGCAGAAGCCACTTCCTCCAGTTTCTGAGGCACGGCATACTCGCCTCTTTCAGATATGCCGGAACGTACAGGGCCTTTGTGAATTTTATGTTCCACATAGGTGTTCCATTCTCCGCAGGCATTGCACCGGCCGATCCATTTGGCCGATTCCGCACCACAATTCTGGCATAGGTACACCGATTTGATCTTAGCCATTTACTGCTTATTATTGCCTATAATTGCACTACTTGAATAACCTTCCAGAAGAGGAATGGTTTCCACTCTGCCTCCCCGGGCGATTACTTCCCGGTACCCAACAATATCCTCTAACTTATAGTCGCCCCCCTTGACCAGGATATCGGGTTCAAGCCTGGTAATCAGATTCAGGGGAGTTTCCTCCTCAAAGGGAATGATGTAGTCCACGAAAGCAAGCGCGCCGAGGACCTCTGCCCGGGCATTCAGGTTGTTGACTGGCCGGCCGGGTCCTTTCAGTAACGTAACCGATGAATCACTGTTCAGTCCCACAACAAGCAGATCGCCCAGTTCGCGCGCCCTGGAAAGATAGTAGACATGACCCCGGTGCAAAAGGTCAAAACAGCCATTGGTGAAAACCATCCGGTTCGTGTGCCTGAAGGAGGGGGAAAAACGTCTGCCGGCCTCCTCGAGAGAAATAGTTTTCTGTATGATCTCTTCGTAGCTGAGCATTTCAGGATTCGTTTTTGCTTTTAGAAGTTCTTTTCCGGGAGATCATCAAAATGGAATAGGATATGGCTCCCAACAGTATGGTGAGAAGAGAGTTTGATTCATGGGCAAGTATGGCATAGGCACTTCCGGTCTCCAGAGAAAAGCCGTAGACAAACATCAATCCCCGGGAGGTGATCCAGTGGTAGGCCCCAAACCCGGCTGTTACAGGAGCAGACATGCCCAGTCCCCCGATTACCAGCAAAAACATACCATCCGTCAGGCTGAGGCCGGAGAGCTCCTCCAGGGCGAAAACCACCACCCAGGTCATCATGATATAGAGGAACCATATGAGTATAGAGTGAAGTACGAACTCCCATTTACGTTTCATCCGGTAGATGGTCTTCAATCCCTCCAGAAGTCCTTTCAGGATCTTTTTGATTTTTTGAACCAGTGAAAAGCGGGCCAGACTTTTTCTGAAAAGGTAGATCAGCAGGAAAAGAAGGAGGAAGGCAGCTAGGGCCAAAACCCAAAAAACCCAGGTTCCGCCGAAAAGCCCGGTAAACTTTTGTTGCAGAGGGCTCCAGACCTGCTCTCCCAGAAATCCTCCAAACTTATCCATCCAGCTGATCAGCAGGACCAGCATGATCAGTAAGAGCATAATCACGTCAATGACCCTCTCAATGATCACGGTCCCGATCAGTGAATCCACAGGGATCTTCTCTTTTTTTCCCAGGGTGATACACCTGGTAACCTCGCCCAGCCTGGGCAGGGCATAATTGGAGAGGTATCCTACCATCACCGAATGGTAGGTGTTCTTAAAGGATGGTTTAAATCCGAGTGGTTCGATAAGCAGCATCCACCTTCTGGCCCTGCTGAAAAATGAGATACCTGCGAAAATAAGAGAAAGTCCGATCCAGCTGAAGTTAACTCTTTGCAAGGTTCTGGCCAGTTCATCAAATGCCACTCCCCTGAAGGCAAAATAGAGTAGCAGGATTCCAAGTGCCAGAAATCCGGCAATTTTCAGGATTTGAATAAAGGATTTTTTCAAAAGAGGGTTTAATTTAACTTATTGGAGGCGG contains:
- the radA gene encoding DNA repair protein RadA; protein product: MAKIKSVYLCQNCGAESAKWIGRCNACGEWNTYVEHKIHKGPVRSGISERGEYAVPQKLEEVASAPLARIDLGNGEFNRVLGGGIVPGSMVLIGGEPGIGKSTLALQVALQINKQILYISGEESPQQIKLRADRLGGGNGNCQILAETSLQAIMNQVKQAGPELLIIDSIQTLYSEDNESAPGTISQVRECAARLLRLSKESHMPVILIGHITKDGSIAGPKVLEHIVDTVLQFEGDTHHLYRILRSIKNRFGSTSEIGVFEMTGEGLREILNPSELLINQQPPDLSGSAIAANVEGIRPILIEVQALVSSAVYGTPQRSSTGFDTRRLSMLLAVLEKRASFKLASKDVYINIAGGLRVDDPAIDLAVVAAILSSTVDIPVDPTSCFAGEIGLSGEIRPVNRIEQRLGEADKLGLKRILMPAFNRKRIDPVRFGIKIVEVNRVQDLPGLLFG
- the rfaE2 gene encoding D-glycero-beta-D-manno-heptose 1-phosphate adenylyltransferase, encoding MLSYEEIIQKTISLEEAGRRFSPSFRHTNRMVFTNGCFDLLHRGHVYYLSRARELGDLLVVGLNSDSSVTLLKGPGRPVNNLNARAEVLGALAFVDYIIPFEEETPLNLITRLEPDILVKGGDYKLEDIVGYREVIARGGRVETIPLLEGYSSSAIIGNNKQ
- a CDS encoding lysylphosphatidylglycerol synthase transmembrane domain-containing protein, producing MKKSFIQILKIAGFLALGILLLYFAFRGVAFDELARTLQRVNFSWIGLSLIFAGISFFSRARRWMLLIEPLGFKPSFKNTYHSVMVGYLSNYALPRLGEVTRCITLGKKEKIPVDSLIGTVIIERVIDVIMLLLIMLVLLISWMDKFGGFLGEQVWSPLQQKFTGLFGGTWVFWVLALAAFLLLFLLIYLFRKSLARFSLVQKIKKILKGLLEGLKTIYRMKRKWEFVLHSILIWFLYIMMTWVVVFALEELSGLSLTDGMFLLVIGGLGMSAPVTAGFGAYHWITSRGLMFVYGFSLETGSAYAILAHESNSLLTILLGAISYSILMISRKRTSKSKNES